The window TCCATGCCGCAGGCCGCGACGAGCGCTTTCCATTGCCCAAAGCTGATCGCTGCGACCATGATGCGCTTGCCATCTGCCGTACCGAAATCCAGGCCGAAGGCGCCGTAGATATGATTGCCGACTGAAGGGCGCTCCTGACCGAGCACCTCGGCTTCCGCCGTGGCGCCGAGGTGCGCGAGCACCGAGAAAGCGACATCCGAGAGCGCAAGGCGCAGCTCCGCGCCATCGCCCGTGCGGCGGCGCGCGCCCGCTGCCGCCAGCACGCTGAACGCCGCCTGATACGCGCAGGCGACATCCCACGCCGGCAATACGTGATTGACCGGCGCATTCACCGATCCCCCGCCCGTCATCGCGGGATAACCCGTGGCGCAGTTGACCGTATAGTCGACCGCAGACGAGCCGTCGCCGTTGCCCTGGATAAGACAGGTGATCATGTCGCGGCGTCGGCTCGCCAGCAGATCGTGTGCTAACCATGATGTCGCAATGTTGGTCAGCAAGACACCTCCATCTTCATCAGGTGCCGTCGCCAGCGCCTGCACCAGCTCCCGCCCTTCGGGCCGCCGCAAGTCGATCGCGATCGAGCGCTTTCCCTTGTTCAGCCCCGTCCAGTACAGGCTCCGGCGGCTAGGCGCAAGCGGCACGCGTCCATAATCGATTCCACCCCCGATCATGTCGACGCGTATGACGTCCGCGCCAAATTCGGCAAGTGTCAGTCCGGCCAACGGTGCCGCGATAAACGCGGAGCTTTCAATGATTCGCAGTCCTTCTAATAGACCATACGTCATATTCTTGAACCTCGGGTTACAGCTTCATCGAAACGGCTCGTTCGGGCTCAGCAGGATGGCTTGGTCTCGCGCGGCACCAAGCAGCTACGTTCGAATCGCATGAAGATGGTGCCGTTCTGAGTGAAGGCCTCGGTCACGACGGTAACGATCCCTTGCCCAGGACGCGACTTGCTCTCACGCACCCCCTTCACCTTCGAGCATGCGTACACCGTATCGCCTGGAAAAACCGGCGCGAGCAGCTCGACCTGCTTCCAGCCGAGATTGGCGATCGCATTGAAGCTCACGTCATCGACCGACATGCCGAGTACGATGGCGAGTGTGAGCCCGCTGTTCACCAGTGGTTTGCCGAACTCGGACTTCGCGGCAAACGCTGCATCGCAATGCAGCGGATGCCGGTTCATCGTCATCAGACTGAAGTTGAT is drawn from Trinickia violacea and contains these coding sequences:
- a CDS encoding CoA transferase; translation: MTYGLLEGLRIIESSAFIAAPLAGLTLAEFGADVIRVDMIGGGIDYGRVPLAPSRRSLYWTGLNKGKRSIAIDLRRPEGRELVQALATAPDEDGGVLLTNIATSWLAHDLLASRRRDMITCLIQGNGDGSSAVDYTVNCATGYPAMTGGGSVNAPVNHVLPAWDVACAYQAAFSVLAAAGARRRTGDGAELRLALSDVAFSVLAHLGATAEAEVLGQERPSVGNHIYGAFGLDFGTADGKRIMVAAISFGQWKALVAACGMERDVERIERAHGLDLRNEVDRYEAREEIAAIVRAWCERRPLAEIDAVFERFGVCAGQYRTVRELVESDPRVSVKNPVFERIDTPGVGKHLAAGTPLRISGVARTPVRPAPLLGQDTDEILANVLRLDSPAIGKLHDEGIVAGADKDPTVTHRN
- a CDS encoding MaoC family dehydratase yields the protein MATFEVEARQPKIGRFLDDFVVGDVYHHWPGRTITEADNINFSLMTMNRHPLHCDAAFAAKSEFGKPLVNSGLTLAIVLGMSVDDVSFNAIANLGWKQVELLAPVFPGDTVYACSKVKGVRESKSRPGQGIVTVVTEAFTQNGTIFMRFERSCLVPRETKPSC